One stretch of Falco naumanni isolate bFalNau1 chromosome 7, bFalNau1.pat, whole genome shotgun sequence DNA includes these proteins:
- the GALC gene encoding galactocerebrosidase isoform X2: protein MGSAALLWGWLLLGCSCGPGPPGIDAAALLTATYVLDDAGGLGRTFDGIGAVSGGGATSRLLVNYQEPYRSQILDYLFKPNFGASLHILKVEIGGDGQSTDGTEPSHMHYENDENYFRGYEWWLMKEAKKRNPKIKLIGLPWTFPAWVGKGENWPYDYPDVTAYYVVSWILGAKQYHDLDIDYVGIWNERAFSSKYIKVLRQSLDRLGLRNIGIIAADGDWNVSKEMIVDPYLNDAVEVVGAHYPGTKTVPNAILTKKKLWSSEDYSTFNDEGGAGCWARILNQNYVNGNMTSTIAWNLVASYYEELPFGRCGLMTAQEPWSGHYKVEAPIWITAHTTQFTQPGWSYLQVDGHLEGGGSFVALTDGLGNLTIIIETMTHNHSQCIRPPLPQFDVKPQRATFYLKGSFYMVETLQVWHSRLGFESGNTSLFQQLCPVKVWKGSFSLDLNVDEVYTLTTLKTGQKCGCPKPPPPHPFPSNYKDDFNIRNPPFSEAPNFADQTGVFEYFINASDPGDHVFTLRQVVVQRPITWASDADQTISVIGNFRWVNMTVTCDIYIEKQRDGGVFIAGRVDNGGIYVRRTKGVFFWVFADGTYRVTGDLAGEEILMKGLSGVRDNVWHTLTLNIQGTSASGLLNGYPLWENVTVSEPSNGWAAMGTRSFEFAQFDNFHVEAS, encoded by the exons ATGGGGAGCGCGGCtttgctgtggggctggcttctccttggctgcagctgtgggcCGGGCCCCCCCGGGATCGATGCCGCTGCGCTCTTGACGGCTACTTACGTGCTGGATGATGCCGGCGGGCTGGGCAGGACGTTTGATGGGATCGGGGCTGTCAGCGGCGGCGGG gCCACATCTAGACTCCTGGTGAACTACCAAGAACCTTATCGCTCCCAGATTTTAGATTATCTGTTCAAG cCAAATTTTGGTGCTTCTTTACATATCCTCAAAGTAGAGATTGGAGGTGATGGACAATCAACAG ATGGTACTGAACCCTCCCATATGCACTATGAAAATGACGAGAACTACTTCCGGGGCTATGAATGGTGGCTGATGAAAGAAGCTAAAAAGAGGAACCCCAAAATTAAACTGATTG GATTACCTTGGACATTTCCAGCATGGGTGGGGAAGGGTGAAAACTGGCCCTATGACTATCCAGATGTCACTGCTTACTATGTTGTTTCTTGGATATTAGGAGCTAAACAGTATCATGATTTGGATATTGATTATGTTGGG ataTGGAATGAAAGGGCATTTAGTAGCAAATACATTAAg GTACTTCGACAATCTTTGGACAGACTGGGTCTAAGGAACATTGGCATCATCGCTGCGGATGGAGATTGGAACGTTTCAAAGGAGATGATAGTTGATCCCTATCTTAATGATGCTGTTGAGGTAGTCGG GGCTCACTATCCTGGAACAAAAACAGTGCCAAATGCCATATTAACTAAGAAGAAACTGTGGTCTTCAGAAGATTACAGTACTTTCAATGATGAAGGAGGTGCAGGCTGCTGGGCTCGGATCCTGAACCAAAACTACGTGAATGGAAACATGACCTC aactATCGCATGGAACTTGGTGGCTAGTTATTATGAAGAGTTGCCCTTTGGTCGATGTGGATTAATGACAGCGCAAGAGCCATGGAGTGGCCACTACAAAGTAGAAGCTCCTATTTGGATTACAG CACACACAACGCAGTTTACTCAGCCAGGCTGGTCATACTTACAAGTGGATGGGCACTTAGAAGGAGGTGGCAGTTTTGTAGCTTTAACAGATGGCCTAGGAAACCTTACCATCATCATTGAAACTATG actcATAATCACTCTCAGTGTATCAGGCCTCCACTGCCTCAATTTGATGTGAAACCTCAGAGAGCAACTTTCTACCTCAAAGGGTCGTTT TATATGGTGGAAACCCTTCAAGTGTGGCATTCTAGACTTGGTTTTGAATCTGGAAACACTAGTCTGTTCCAGCAACTCTGTCCTGTAAAG GTGTGGAAGGGAAGTTTTTCTTTAGATCTAAATGTGGATGAAGTCTACACTTTAACCACACTCAAGACAGGGCAGAAATGTGGTTGCCCAAAGCCTCCACCACCTCATCCCTTTCCTTCAAATTACAAAGATGATTTCAATATTC GTAATCCACCTTTCAGTGAAGCCCCAAATTTTGCGGATCAGACAGGTGTGTTTGAATACTTCATAAATGCTTCTGACCCAGGAGATCATGTGTTCACACTCCGCCAGGTGGTGGTTCAGCGACCCATCACTTGGGCTTCTGATGCAGACCAGACCATCAGTGTCATAGGAAATTTTCGGTG GGTAAACATGACAGTCACTTGTGACATCTACATAGAAAAACAACGTGATGGGGGCGTGTTTATTGCAGGAAGAGTTGACAATGGTGGGATATACGTTCGACGTACCAAAGGagttttcttctgggtttttgcAGATGGCACCTACAGAGTCACTGGAGACCTAG ctggagaagaaatattaatgaaaggACTTTCTGGTGTCCGGGATAACGTGTGGCACACGCTTACTCTCAACATCCAG
- the GPR65 gene encoding psychosine receptor, whose amino-acid sequence MNSTAKCHDDHTLDKYLFPSVYSIVMMISIPINCISLYASCIQVRKKNELAVYIFSLSLADLLYSLILPLWIDYAWNGDNWRLSALLCQISAFLMYMNFYTSTAFLACISVDRYLALVHPLKLQHLRTRRFSLIVSIIVWLLESILNSAILMNNEVFNDPCNFTNHTLCYDKYPLEWWQAWMNLFRICSGYLVPLIIIVFCYHKIYQVVRCNQATLDEEKKKVRKLILNITVTFIVCFTPYHVMLLIRSIKEPYSTDPQLLQLMYKVYRVTQAFTSFNCIADPILYCFVSETARTDILNLLRCRSCLRKQKGDQAKDRALCSFATKSSVLITHRTSGETETEQAHS is encoded by the coding sequence ATGAACAGCACTGCTAAGTGCCATGATGATCACACCCTGGACAAGTATTTGTTTCCAAGTGTGTACAGCATTGTGATGATGATCAGTATTCCCATCAACTGCATATCCCTGTATGCATCTTGCATTCAGGTGAGGAAAAAGAATGAGTTAGCAGTCTACATCTTCAGCCTGTCCCTAGCTGACCTTTTGTACTCTCTGATTCTGCCCCTGTGGATCGATTATGCCTGGAATGGAGATAACTGGAGGCTCTCTGCCTTGCTTTGCCAGATTTCTGCCTTCCTTATGTATATGAATTTCTACACCAGCACTGCGTTCCTTGCTTGCATCTCTGTTGACAGGTACCTGGCATTAGTTCACCCCTTGAAGCTCCAGCACTTGCGCACAAGAAGATTTTCATTGATTGTCAGCATAATTGTTTGGCTTCTGGAAAGCATCTTGAATTCAGCCATATTGATGAACAACGAAGTATTCAATGATCCTTGCAATTTCACTAATCACACGTTATGCTATGATAAATACCCCCTAGAATGGTGGCAGGCATGGATGAATTTATTCCGGATATGTTCAGGGTACCTGGTCCCTTTGATAATCATCGTGTTTTGCTACCACAAGATCTACCAGGTAGTGAGATGTAATCAAGCCACACTAGacgaagaaaagaaaaaagtgagaaaacttatTCTGAATATCACAGTTACTTTCATTGTTTGCTTCACTCCTTATCACGTTATGTTGCTTATTCGCAGCATTAAAGAACCTTACAGCACTGACCCACAGCTTTTGCAGCTGATGTATAAGGTTTACAGAGTCACACAGGCCTTTACAAGTTTCAATTGCATTGCTGATCCCATTCTTTACTGCTTCGTGAGCGAAACGGCACGAACAGACATACTGAATTTGCTCAGGTGTCGCTCGTGCCTACGAAAGCAGAAGGGAGACCAAGCAAAAGACCGTGCTCTGTGCAGTTTTGCTACAAAGAGCAGTGTGCTGATCACCCACAGAACTTCAGGTGAAACAGAGACTGAGCAAGCACATTCGTAG
- the GALC gene encoding galactocerebrosidase isoform X1 produces MGSAALLWGWLLLGCSCGPGPPGIDAAALLTATYVLDDAGGLGRTFDGIGAVSGGGATSRLLVNYQEPYRSQILDYLFKPNFGASLHILKVEIGGDGQSTDGTEPSHMHYENDENYFRGYEWWLMKEAKKRNPKIKLIGLPWTFPAWVGKGENWPYDYPDVTAYYVVSWILGAKQYHDLDIDYVGIWNERAFSSKYIKLLRYTLDKHGLQQVRIIASDRLWEPISFVLLLDSELHGVVDVIGAHYPGTKTVPNAILTKKKLWSSEDYSTFNDEGGAGCWARILNQNYVNGNMTSTIAWNLVASYYEELPFGRCGLMTAQEPWSGHYKVEAPIWITAHTTQFTQPGWSYLQVDGHLEGGGSFVALTDGLGNLTIIIETMTHNHSQCIRPPLPQFDVKPQRATFYLKGSFYMVETLQVWHSRLGFESGNTSLFQQLCPVKVWKGSFSLDLNVDEVYTLTTLKTGQKCGCPKPPPPHPFPSNYKDDFNIRNPPFSEAPNFADQTGVFEYFINASDPGDHVFTLRQVVVQRPITWASDADQTISVIGNFRWVNMTVTCDIYIEKQRDGGVFIAGRVDNGGIYVRRTKGVFFWVFADGTYRVTGDLAGEEILMKGLSGVRDNVWHTLTLNIQGTSASGLLNGYPLWENVTVSEPSNGWAAMGTRSFEFAQFDNFHVEAS; encoded by the exons ATGGGGAGCGCGGCtttgctgtggggctggcttctccttggctgcagctgtgggcCGGGCCCCCCCGGGATCGATGCCGCTGCGCTCTTGACGGCTACTTACGTGCTGGATGATGCCGGCGGGCTGGGCAGGACGTTTGATGGGATCGGGGCTGTCAGCGGCGGCGGG gCCACATCTAGACTCCTGGTGAACTACCAAGAACCTTATCGCTCCCAGATTTTAGATTATCTGTTCAAG cCAAATTTTGGTGCTTCTTTACATATCCTCAAAGTAGAGATTGGAGGTGATGGACAATCAACAG ATGGTACTGAACCCTCCCATATGCACTATGAAAATGACGAGAACTACTTCCGGGGCTATGAATGGTGGCTGATGAAAGAAGCTAAAAAGAGGAACCCCAAAATTAAACTGATTG GATTACCTTGGACATTTCCAGCATGGGTGGGGAAGGGTGAAAACTGGCCCTATGACTATCCAGATGTCACTGCTTACTATGTTGTTTCTTGGATATTAGGAGCTAAACAGTATCATGATTTGGATATTGATTATGTTGGG ataTGGAATGAAAGGGCATTTAGTAGCAAATACATTAAg cTGTTGAGATACACATTGGATAAGCATGGTCTGCAGCAGGTGAGGATCATAGCCAGCGATAGACTGTGGGAGCCCATTTCCTTTGTCTTGCTGCTTGACTCTGAGCTCCACGGAGTGGTCGATGTGATTGG GGCTCACTATCCTGGAACAAAAACAGTGCCAAATGCCATATTAACTAAGAAGAAACTGTGGTCTTCAGAAGATTACAGTACTTTCAATGATGAAGGAGGTGCAGGCTGCTGGGCTCGGATCCTGAACCAAAACTACGTGAATGGAAACATGACCTC aactATCGCATGGAACTTGGTGGCTAGTTATTATGAAGAGTTGCCCTTTGGTCGATGTGGATTAATGACAGCGCAAGAGCCATGGAGTGGCCACTACAAAGTAGAAGCTCCTATTTGGATTACAG CACACACAACGCAGTTTACTCAGCCAGGCTGGTCATACTTACAAGTGGATGGGCACTTAGAAGGAGGTGGCAGTTTTGTAGCTTTAACAGATGGCCTAGGAAACCTTACCATCATCATTGAAACTATG actcATAATCACTCTCAGTGTATCAGGCCTCCACTGCCTCAATTTGATGTGAAACCTCAGAGAGCAACTTTCTACCTCAAAGGGTCGTTT TATATGGTGGAAACCCTTCAAGTGTGGCATTCTAGACTTGGTTTTGAATCTGGAAACACTAGTCTGTTCCAGCAACTCTGTCCTGTAAAG GTGTGGAAGGGAAGTTTTTCTTTAGATCTAAATGTGGATGAAGTCTACACTTTAACCACACTCAAGACAGGGCAGAAATGTGGTTGCCCAAAGCCTCCACCACCTCATCCCTTTCCTTCAAATTACAAAGATGATTTCAATATTC GTAATCCACCTTTCAGTGAAGCCCCAAATTTTGCGGATCAGACAGGTGTGTTTGAATACTTCATAAATGCTTCTGACCCAGGAGATCATGTGTTCACACTCCGCCAGGTGGTGGTTCAGCGACCCATCACTTGGGCTTCTGATGCAGACCAGACCATCAGTGTCATAGGAAATTTTCGGTG GGTAAACATGACAGTCACTTGTGACATCTACATAGAAAAACAACGTGATGGGGGCGTGTTTATTGCAGGAAGAGTTGACAATGGTGGGATATACGTTCGACGTACCAAAGGagttttcttctgggtttttgcAGATGGCACCTACAGAGTCACTGGAGACCTAG ctggagaagaaatattaatgaaaggACTTTCTGGTGTCCGGGATAACGTGTGGCACACGCTTACTCTCAACATCCAG
- the GALC gene encoding galactocerebrosidase isoform X3 translates to MGSAALLWGWLLLGCSCGPGPPGIDAAALLTATYVLDDAGGLGRTFDGIGAVSGGGATSRLLVNYQEPYRSQILDYLFKPNFGASLHILKVEIGGDGQSTDGTEPSHMHYENDENYFRGYEWWLMKEAKKRNPKIKLIGLPWTFPAWVGKGENWPYDYPDVTAYYVVSWILGAKQYHDLDIDYVGIWNERAFSSKYIKLLRYTLDKHGLQQVRIIASDRLWEPISFVLLLDSELHGVVDVIGAHYPGTKTVPNAILTKKKLWSSEDYSTFNDEGGAGCWARILNQNYVNGNMTSTIAWNLVASYYEELPFGRCGLMTAQEPWSGHYKVEAPIWITAHTTQFTQPGWSYLQVDGHLEGGGSFVALTDGLGNLTIIIETMTHNHSQCIRPPLPQFDVKPQRATFYLKGSFYMVETLQVWHSRLGFESGNTSLFQQLCPVKVWKGSFSLDLNVDEVYTLTTLKTGQKCGCPKPPPPHPFPSNYKDDFNIRNPPFSEAPNFADQTGVFEYFINASDPGDHVFTLRQVVVQRPITWASDADQTISVIGNFRWKS, encoded by the exons ATGGGGAGCGCGGCtttgctgtggggctggcttctccttggctgcagctgtgggcCGGGCCCCCCCGGGATCGATGCCGCTGCGCTCTTGACGGCTACTTACGTGCTGGATGATGCCGGCGGGCTGGGCAGGACGTTTGATGGGATCGGGGCTGTCAGCGGCGGCGGG gCCACATCTAGACTCCTGGTGAACTACCAAGAACCTTATCGCTCCCAGATTTTAGATTATCTGTTCAAG cCAAATTTTGGTGCTTCTTTACATATCCTCAAAGTAGAGATTGGAGGTGATGGACAATCAACAG ATGGTACTGAACCCTCCCATATGCACTATGAAAATGACGAGAACTACTTCCGGGGCTATGAATGGTGGCTGATGAAAGAAGCTAAAAAGAGGAACCCCAAAATTAAACTGATTG GATTACCTTGGACATTTCCAGCATGGGTGGGGAAGGGTGAAAACTGGCCCTATGACTATCCAGATGTCACTGCTTACTATGTTGTTTCTTGGATATTAGGAGCTAAACAGTATCATGATTTGGATATTGATTATGTTGGG ataTGGAATGAAAGGGCATTTAGTAGCAAATACATTAAg cTGTTGAGATACACATTGGATAAGCATGGTCTGCAGCAGGTGAGGATCATAGCCAGCGATAGACTGTGGGAGCCCATTTCCTTTGTCTTGCTGCTTGACTCTGAGCTCCACGGAGTGGTCGATGTGATTGG GGCTCACTATCCTGGAACAAAAACAGTGCCAAATGCCATATTAACTAAGAAGAAACTGTGGTCTTCAGAAGATTACAGTACTTTCAATGATGAAGGAGGTGCAGGCTGCTGGGCTCGGATCCTGAACCAAAACTACGTGAATGGAAACATGACCTC aactATCGCATGGAACTTGGTGGCTAGTTATTATGAAGAGTTGCCCTTTGGTCGATGTGGATTAATGACAGCGCAAGAGCCATGGAGTGGCCACTACAAAGTAGAAGCTCCTATTTGGATTACAG CACACACAACGCAGTTTACTCAGCCAGGCTGGTCATACTTACAAGTGGATGGGCACTTAGAAGGAGGTGGCAGTTTTGTAGCTTTAACAGATGGCCTAGGAAACCTTACCATCATCATTGAAACTATG actcATAATCACTCTCAGTGTATCAGGCCTCCACTGCCTCAATTTGATGTGAAACCTCAGAGAGCAACTTTCTACCTCAAAGGGTCGTTT TATATGGTGGAAACCCTTCAAGTGTGGCATTCTAGACTTGGTTTTGAATCTGGAAACACTAGTCTGTTCCAGCAACTCTGTCCTGTAAAG GTGTGGAAGGGAAGTTTTTCTTTAGATCTAAATGTGGATGAAGTCTACACTTTAACCACACTCAAGACAGGGCAGAAATGTGGTTGCCCAAAGCCTCCACCACCTCATCCCTTTCCTTCAAATTACAAAGATGATTTCAATATTC GTAATCCACCTTTCAGTGAAGCCCCAAATTTTGCGGATCAGACAGGTGTGTTTGAATACTTCATAAATGCTTCTGACCCAGGAGATCATGTGTTCACACTCCGCCAGGTGGTGGTTCAGCGACCCATCACTTGGGCTTCTGATGCAGACCAGACCATCAGTGTCATAGGAAATTTTCGGTG GAAGAGTTGA